A genomic region of Halogeometricum rufum contains the following coding sequences:
- a CDS encoding NAD-dependent epimerase/dehydratase family protein, which translates to MHDKRVLVTGGAGFIGSNLANHLAAENDVVAVDDLHLGTPENLSEAVEFVDASVLEDDLPTQDVDVLFHLAAYSSYTMAEENKREATRVNVEGFVNAVEQAREDGCDTVVYASTSSIYGSRTDPSPEDLPVEARTCYEASKLAREQYGEYFHHHYDMTLAGLRFFSVYQGYGGAEEHKGEYANTVAQFAHQIANGERPELFGDGSQTRDFTHVDDIVRGIELAGDHELQGIYNLGTGESYDFNTMVEMINEELGTDVEPTYVENPLDVYVHDTKADATKIRETTGWEPQISFEEGVSRVCDPYK; encoded by the coding sequence ATGCACGACAAACGCGTACTGGTGACCGGGGGTGCCGGATTCATCGGTTCGAATCTCGCGAACCACCTCGCCGCGGAGAACGACGTGGTGGCCGTGGACGACCTGCATCTGGGGACGCCCGAGAACCTCTCGGAGGCCGTCGAGTTCGTCGACGCCAGCGTCTTGGAGGACGACTTGCCGACGCAGGACGTCGACGTGCTGTTCCACCTCGCGGCGTACTCCTCGTACACGATGGCGGAGGAGAACAAGCGCGAGGCGACGCGGGTGAACGTCGAGGGGTTCGTCAACGCCGTCGAACAGGCCCGCGAAGACGGCTGTGACACCGTCGTCTACGCCTCCACCTCCTCCATCTACGGCTCTCGGACCGACCCCTCGCCGGAGGACCTGCCGGTCGAGGCGCGGACGTGCTACGAGGCGTCGAAACTCGCCCGCGAACAGTACGGGGAGTACTTCCACCACCACTACGACATGACGCTGGCCGGCCTGCGCTTCTTCTCGGTGTATCAGGGCTACGGCGGCGCGGAGGAACACAAGGGCGAGTACGCCAACACCGTCGCGCAGTTCGCCCACCAGATAGCGAACGGCGAACGGCCGGAACTGTTCGGCGACGGGTCGCAGACGCGCGACTTCACGCACGTGGACGACATCGTCCGCGGCATCGAACTCGCCGGCGACCACGAACTCCAGGGCATCTACAACCTCGGCACGGGGGAGTCGTACGACTTCAACACGATGGTCGAGATGATAAACGAGGAACTGGGGACCGACGTTGAACCGACGTACGTCGAGAACCCCCTCGACGTGTACGTCCACGACACGAAGGCCGACGCGACGAAGATTCGCGAGACGACCGGTTGGGAGCCGCAGATCTCGTTCGAGGAGGGCGTCTCCCGCGTCTGCGACCCCTACAAGTGA
- a CDS encoding TIGR00341 family protein produces MRLIKLLVAEESRSTVLDVLESENIDFVVTKDASERGDDVLVEFPLPTQAVEYVMTELREAGVDDREYTVIASAETAKTRNYHELEDRFVAGVEEDDAVAREEIRAKALDMHRNKLTYYSMTLFSALVAAAGLLMDSPAVVVGAMVIAPQVGSALIAGVGISLNDRRMIRMGFTQQLFGFAAAIAGAFVLGLVLQSGQIVTAVLDVSTIGQITKRISPGLLSVLVALCAGAAGAFGLATALPVSLVGVMIAAALIPAAAAVGIGMAWGLPSVALGAILLLVVNAVAVNVSAFLVLWYLGYRPEAWAPEERAATDGTEATTTADGGDDGGDGFGAYVPAAIALASLLVVFVGAGGMLAGQVAFDNAVNTAVEDAMEQEEYAELELASVRTEVGMIRFLDRTPEVSVVVRRPADVPYPDLAESVRQQVQQETDREVHVSVEFVEGQTAGDQRTRVRRPSALPDAASRPRVAPAHL; encoded by the coding sequence ATGCGGTTGATTAAGCTCCTCGTCGCCGAGGAGTCCCGGTCGACGGTTCTCGACGTGCTGGAGTCGGAGAACATCGACTTCGTCGTCACGAAGGACGCGTCCGAGCGCGGAGACGACGTACTCGTGGAGTTCCCCCTGCCGACGCAGGCCGTCGAGTACGTCATGACCGAACTCCGCGAGGCGGGCGTTGACGACCGCGAGTACACGGTCATCGCCAGCGCGGAGACGGCGAAGACGCGCAACTACCACGAACTCGAAGACCGGTTCGTCGCCGGCGTCGAGGAGGACGACGCCGTCGCCCGCGAGGAGATTCGGGCGAAGGCGCTCGACATGCACCGGAACAAGCTGACGTACTACTCGATGACGCTGTTCAGCGCGCTGGTCGCCGCCGCCGGACTCCTGATGGACTCCCCCGCCGTCGTCGTCGGCGCGATGGTCATCGCCCCGCAGGTCGGCTCCGCGCTCATCGCGGGCGTCGGCATCTCGCTGAACGACCGGCGCATGATTCGCATGGGCTTCACGCAGCAACTGTTCGGCTTCGCCGCGGCCATCGCCGGCGCGTTCGTCCTCGGACTCGTCCTCCAGTCCGGGCAGATAGTGACCGCCGTCCTCGACGTCTCGACCATCGGGCAGATAACCAAACGCATCTCGCCGGGGTTGCTCTCGGTGCTGGTCGCCCTCTGTGCGGGCGCGGCGGGCGCGTTCGGTCTGGCGACGGCCCTGCCCGTCTCGCTGGTCGGCGTCATGATAGCGGCGGCGCTCATCCCCGCCGCCGCGGCCGTCGGCATCGGGATGGCGTGGGGCCTGCCGAGCGTCGCCCTCGGCGCGATTCTCCTGTTGGTCGTGAACGCCGTCGCGGTCAACGTCTCGGCGTTCCTCGTCCTCTGGTATCTCGGCTACCGGCCCGAGGCGTGGGCCCCGGAGGAACGGGCGGCGACGGACGGCACCGAGGCGACGACGACGGCAGATGGGGGAGACGACGGCGGCGACGGGTTCGGCGCGTACGTCCCCGCGGCAATCGCCCTCGCGTCCCTCCTCGTCGTCTTCGTCGGCGCGGGCGGGATGCTCGCCGGACAGGTCGCGTTCGACAACGCCGTCAACACCGCCGTCGAGGACGCGATGGAACAGGAGGAGTACGCGGAACTCGAACTCGCGTCCGTGCGGACGGAGGTGGGCATGATTCGGTTCCTCGACCGGACGCCGGAGGTGAGCGTCGTGGTCAGACGGCCCGCCGACGTGCCGTACCCAGACCTCGCGGAGTCTGTCAGACAGCAGGTCCAACAGGAGACGGACCGCGAGGTTCACGTCTCCGTCGAGTTCGTGGAGGGACAGACCGCGGGCGACCAACGGACGCGCGTCCGTCGGCCGTCGGCCTTACCGGACGCCGCGTCGCGGCCGCGAGTCGCGCCGGCTCACTTGTAG
- the gyrA gene encoding DNA gyrase subunit A, whose protein sequence is MSSDAPDEFRPDAGIAAEVKTARIEQEMEQSYIDYAMSVIAGRALPDVRDGLKPVHRRILYAMDQAGVTPRSSHRKSSSIVGETMGDYHPHGDSAIYDALARMAQDFSMRYPLVDGQGNFGSIDGDPPAAMRYTEARMSPIAEELLADIDKDTVDFQSNYDDRKQEPVVLPASFPNLLVNGSSGIAVGMSTNIPPHNLGEVIDATTHLIENPDCTVEDLMEFVQGPDFPTGANIVGRNAVHKAYKTGRGRIRVRAEFEVDDQGDNIVISELPYQENKARLIERIADDVNEGKIEGIRDLRDESDRDGIRVVVELKRGANPDVVKNQLLEHHLESTFGVINLALVDGQPRVLTLKETLTEYLKHRREVVRRRSEYELSEAEDRAHILEGRLKALDNIDDVVETIRNSESRDDAKAALRGETTVEVDGEPLPTFDFSEEQANHIVAMQLGSLTSMEAAEIEEEYEDVQATIERLNEILSDTSELDAVIESELEEIKEEYADERRTSFIEDTGTVTHEDLIAEEDVVVVVTEDDYIKRMSLDSFRAQHRGGKGIIGTDLKEGDRVSSVFVASTHDYLLYFTNHGQVYKLKTYQIPEMSRTARGKSAVNLLELDDGEEITAVVNTADIDEETDKYLTMATRNGYVKRTSVEKFQNILSTGIIATKLDEDDELADVEVTDGDHDLILASKEGMSIRFDEDDVRAMGRSARGVRGMKLEGDDELVGVAAVNEDLHNWVLTVTQNGYGKRTDIERYRRQSRNGKGLIDIKTNDRNGPVCAMETVGYGDHLFVMSESGQILRTPVEDISTVGRNTMGVIVMEMDPGDHVASVDVHQVGSDEVDAEAAESAEDEAADAADTDDADE, encoded by the coding sequence ATGAGTTCTGACGCACCTGACGAGTTCCGACCGGACGCGGGCATCGCCGCGGAGGTCAAGACCGCACGTATCGAACAGGAGATGGAGCAGTCGTACATCGACTACGCGATGTCGGTCATCGCGGGGCGCGCGCTCCCCGACGTGCGCGACGGCCTGAAACCCGTCCACCGCCGCATCCTCTACGCGATGGACCAGGCGGGCGTCACCCCCCGGTCCTCGCACCGGAAGTCCTCGTCCATCGTGGGCGAGACGATGGGTGACTACCACCCGCACGGCGACAGCGCCATCTACGACGCCCTCGCGCGCATGGCGCAGGACTTCTCGATGCGGTACCCCCTCGTGGACGGCCAGGGGAACTTCGGCTCCATCGACGGCGACCCGCCGGCGGCGATGCGGTACACGGAGGCCCGCATGTCGCCAATCGCCGAGGAACTCCTCGCCGACATCGACAAGGACACCGTCGACTTCCAGTCGAACTACGACGACCGCAAACAGGAACCGGTCGTCCTCCCCGCGTCGTTCCCGAACCTGCTCGTCAACGGCTCTTCGGGCATCGCCGTCGGGATGTCCACGAACATCCCGCCGCACAATCTCGGCGAGGTCATCGACGCGACGACCCACCTCATCGAGAACCCCGACTGTACGGTCGAGGACCTGATGGAGTTCGTGCAGGGGCCGGACTTCCCGACGGGCGCGAACATCGTCGGCCGGAACGCCGTCCACAAGGCGTACAAGACCGGCCGCGGCCGTATCCGCGTCCGCGCCGAGTTCGAGGTCGACGACCAGGGCGACAACATCGTCATCAGCGAACTCCCCTACCAGGAGAACAAGGCGCGCCTCATCGAGCGAATCGCCGACGACGTGAACGAGGGGAAGATAGAGGGAATCCGCGACCTGCGCGACGAGTCCGACCGCGACGGTATCCGCGTCGTCGTCGAACTCAAGCGCGGCGCGAACCCCGACGTGGTGAAGAACCAGTTGCTCGAACACCACCTCGAATCCACGTTCGGCGTCATCAACCTCGCCCTCGTCGACGGGCAACCGCGGGTGCTCACCCTGAAGGAGACGCTCACGGAGTACCTGAAGCACCGACGCGAGGTCGTCCGCCGTCGCTCCGAGTACGAACTCTCCGAGGCCGAGGACCGCGCGCACATCCTCGAAGGCCGCCTGAAGGCCCTCGACAACATCGACGACGTGGTGGAGACCATCCGAAACTCCGAGAGTCGCGACGACGCGAAGGCCGCACTCCGCGGGGAGACGACCGTCGAAGTCGACGGCGAACCGCTCCCGACGTTCGACTTCTCGGAGGAGCAGGCCAACCACATCGTCGCCATGCAACTCGGCTCGCTCACCTCGATGGAGGCGGCCGAGATAGAAGAGGAGTACGAGGACGTCCAGGCGACGATAGAGCGCCTGAACGAGATTCTGAGCGACACGTCCGAACTCGACGCGGTCATCGAGTCCGAGTTGGAGGAGATAAAGGAGGAGTACGCCGACGAACGGCGCACCTCGTTCATCGAGGACACCGGGACGGTGACCCACGAGGACCTCATCGCCGAGGAGGACGTCGTCGTCGTCGTCACCGAGGACGACTACATCAAGCGGATGTCGTTGGACTCCTTCCGCGCCCAACACCGCGGCGGCAAGGGCATCATCGGCACCGACCTGAAGGAGGGTGACCGGGTGTCGTCCGTCTTCGTCGCGAGCACGCACGACTACCTGCTCTACTTCACGAACCACGGGCAGGTGTACAAGCTGAAGACGTACCAGATTCCGGAGATGTCCCGGACCGCCCGCGGGAAGTCCGCCGTGAACCTGCTGGAACTGGACGACGGCGAGGAGATAACCGCCGTCGTCAACACCGCCGACATCGACGAGGAGACGGACAAGTACCTCACGATGGCGACGCGGAACGGCTACGTCAAGCGCACCAGCGTCGAGAAGTTCCAGAACATCCTCTCGACGGGCATCATCGCCACGAAACTCGACGAGGACGACGAACTCGCCGACGTGGAGGTGACCGACGGCGACCACGACCTGATACTCGCCTCGAAGGAGGGGATGTCCATTCGGTTCGACGAGGACGACGTGCGCGCGATGGGTCGGTCCGCCCGCGGCGTCCGCGGGATGAAACTGGAGGGCGACGACGAACTGGTCGGCGTCGCCGCCGTGAACGAGGACCTGCACAACTGGGTGCTCACGGTCACGCAGAACGGGTACGGGAAGCGGACCGACATCGAGCGCTACCGCCGCCAGTCCCGCAACGGGAAGGGTCTCATCGACATCAAGACGAACGACAGGAACGGCCCCGTCTGCGCGATGGAGACGGTGGGCTACGGCGACCACCTGTTCGTCATGAGCGAGTCGGGACAGATTCTCCGCACGCCCGTCGAGGACATCTCGACGGTCGGTCGCAACACGATGGGCGTCATCGTGATGGAGATGGACCCGGGCGACCACGTGGCGAGCGTGGACGTCCACCAGGTCGGGTCCGACGAGGTGGACGCCGAGGCAGCGGAATCCGCAGAGGACGAGGCCGCCGACGCGGCCGACACCGACGACGCGGACGAGTAG
- the gyrB gene encoding DNA topoisomerase (ATP-hydrolyzing) subunit B, which yields MSRESEYGAGQIQVLEGLEAVQKRPAMYIGSTDSRGLHHLVYEVVDNSIDEALAGYCDEIRVEVHEDGSVSVSDNGRGIPVDTHEQYDRPAVEVIMTVLHAGGKFDNKSYQVSGGLHGVGVSVVNALSEWLEVEIKRDGALWTHRFDHGEPVEGAFERVRDLEPDEETGTTIRFRPDDEIFETLAFEFSTLENRLRELAFLNSGVEIGLEDETTDETNAFYYEGGIRAFVRYLNETKSTLHDDVVYYDDEDQNIEVEVAMQATEELQGSIHAFANNINTREGGTHLTGFKTALTRVVNDYARNNDLLDDLDSLKGEDIREGLTAVISIKHPDPQFEGQTKTKLGNSEVRGIVESVTHERLGTYFEENPGTAQAVVMKAVEAAKARRAAKKAEELTRRKSALESTALPGKLADCQSKDPSESELFIVEGDSAGGSAKQGRDRHFQAILPLKGKILNVEKHRLDRILENNEVRALITAIGAGIGEEFDIDDVRYERIIMMTDADVDGAHIRTLLLTLLYRHMRPLIEAGYVYAAQPPLYRVRYRGETYDAMTEAERDRIVEEKCDGNPTQVQRFKGLGEMNPEQLWDTTMNPENRVLKRITLDDAAAADRMFNILMGDAVEPRKQFIKEHATEAEWVDI from the coding sequence ATGTCACGCGAAAGTGAGTACGGGGCCGGGCAGATTCAGGTCCTCGAGGGCCTCGAAGCCGTCCAAAAGCGCCCGGCGATGTACATCGGCTCCACCGACTCACGGGGGTTACATCACCTCGTCTACGAAGTCGTGGACAACTCCATCGACGAAGCTCTCGCAGGCTACTGCGACGAGATTCGAGTGGAGGTCCACGAAGACGGTTCTGTCTCCGTCTCGGACAACGGCCGGGGGATTCCGGTCGACACACACGAACAGTACGACCGACCCGCCGTCGAGGTCATCATGACCGTCCTCCACGCCGGCGGCAAGTTCGACAACAAGTCGTACCAGGTGTCCGGCGGCCTCCACGGCGTCGGCGTGAGCGTCGTCAACGCCCTCTCGGAGTGGTTGGAGGTCGAGATAAAGCGCGACGGTGCCCTCTGGACGCACCGCTTCGACCACGGCGAACCCGTCGAGGGCGCGTTCGAACGCGTCCGCGACCTCGAACCCGACGAGGAGACGGGGACGACGATTCGCTTCCGTCCGGACGACGAGATATTCGAGACGCTGGCGTTCGAGTTCTCCACGCTGGAGAACCGCCTGCGCGAACTCGCGTTCCTCAACTCCGGCGTCGAGATCGGGCTGGAGGACGAGACCACGGACGAGACGAACGCCTTCTACTACGAGGGCGGCATCCGCGCGTTCGTCCGCTACCTCAACGAGACGAAGTCCACGCTCCACGACGACGTCGTCTACTACGACGACGAGGACCAGAACATCGAGGTCGAAGTCGCCATGCAGGCCACCGAGGAACTGCAGGGCTCCATCCACGCCTTCGCCAACAACATCAACACGCGCGAGGGCGGGACGCACCTCACCGGGTTCAAGACGGCGCTCACCCGCGTGGTCAACGACTACGCGCGGAACAACGACCTGCTGGACGACCTCGACTCCCTGAAGGGCGAGGACATCCGCGAGGGCCTCACCGCCGTCATCTCCATCAAACACCCCGACCCGCAGTTCGAGGGGCAGACGAAGACCAAGTTGGGCAACAGCGAGGTCCGCGGCATCGTCGAGTCCGTGACCCACGAACGTCTCGGGACGTACTTCGAGGAGAACCCCGGGACGGCGCAGGCCGTCGTCATGAAAGCCGTCGAGGCGGCGAAGGCCCGCCGGGCGGCCAAGAAGGCCGAGGAACTCACGCGTCGGAAGTCGGCGCTGGAGTCCACCGCCCTGCCGGGCAAACTCGCCGACTGTCAGAGCAAAGACCCCTCCGAGTCCGAACTGTTCATCGTGGAGGGCGACTCCGCGGGTGGCTCCGCCAAACAGGGCCGGGACCGACACTTCCAGGCCATCCTCCCCCTGAAGGGGAAGATTCTGAACGTCGAGAAACACCGGCTGGACCGCATCCTCGAGAACAACGAGGTCCGTGCGCTCATCACCGCCATCGGCGCGGGCATCGGCGAGGAGTTCGACATCGACGACGTGCGCTACGAGCGCATCATCATGATGACGGACGCCGACGTCGACGGCGCGCACATCCGGACGCTGCTGTTGACGCTTCTGTACCGGCACATGCGGCCGCTCATCGAGGCGGGCTACGTCTACGCGGCCCAGCCCCCCCTGTACCGCGTCCGTTACCGCGGCGAGACGTACGACGCGATGACCGAGGCCGAGCGCGACCGAATCGTCGAGGAGAAGTGCGACGGCAACCCGACGCAGGTCCAGCGGTTCAAGGGTCTCGGCGAGATGAACCCCGAGCAGTTGTGGGACACGACGATGAACCCCGAGAACCGGGTCCTGAAGCGCATCACGCTCGACGACGCCGCCGCCGCCGACCGGATGTTCAACATCCTGATGGGCGACGCCGTCGAACCGCGGAAACAGTTCATCAAAGAGCACGCCACGGAAGCGGAGTGGGTGGACATATAG
- a CDS encoding DUF389 domain-containing protein — protein MRLIRARLADADRDSVVAALDELEAEYALLPDDERVDSAFLELPVADGAVDAVLAHLRDSGLDADAYTVVVDADASQTVNDHLDDQFVEGPQGNRGISHPEIRERAEDLTPGRATYLAFAALSATLATAGLLLNSAIVVVGAMVIAPFAGSSLSASVGAVIDDRGMLVRSVVSQGLGLVAAYLSAVVVTYAVRESLFVPATLAVARVQQVGFFVTPSLLALAVAVAAGAAGALALATDLPVSIAGVAVAAAIVPSVAAAAIGTVWFQPVLVLGAVVLLLMNIVFINIAAYVALVALGYRSSVVADTWRDLGPSLRTGAYALVVVAFVAVAAATAAATYTHVTFEQEVNAGVQTTLSEEEYRSLELVGVATQYDDPGLFRSPESVTVTVASDADAVHPDLAADVRERLRQRTGQAVTVEVHTLDYQRAVAESGGTESPRLVRWLSALYDRATGLVRDEVTDPPVGAVGPADIEPSGGFGAFGVAGPFGGAALGR, from the coding sequence GTGCGACTCATCCGCGCCCGTCTCGCCGACGCCGACCGGGATTCGGTCGTCGCCGCCCTCGACGAGTTGGAGGCCGAGTACGCTCTCCTCCCGGACGACGAACGCGTCGACAGCGCGTTCCTCGAACTCCCCGTCGCCGATGGCGCCGTCGACGCCGTCCTCGCCCACCTCCGCGACAGCGGTCTGGACGCCGACGCCTACACCGTCGTCGTCGACGCCGACGCCTCGCAGACCGTCAACGACCACCTCGACGACCAGTTCGTCGAGGGGCCGCAGGGCAACCGCGGCATCTCCCACCCCGAGATACGGGAGCGAGCCGAGGACCTGACGCCCGGCCGGGCGACCTACCTCGCCTTCGCCGCTCTGTCGGCGACGCTGGCGACCGCCGGACTGCTGTTGAACTCCGCCATCGTCGTCGTCGGCGCGATGGTCATCGCGCCGTTCGCCGGGTCGTCGCTGTCGGCCTCCGTCGGCGCGGTCATCGACGACCGGGGGATGCTGGTCCGCAGCGTCGTCTCGCAGGGTCTCGGCCTCGTCGCCGCCTACCTCAGCGCCGTCGTCGTCACCTACGCCGTCCGCGAGTCGCTGTTCGTCCCGGCCACGCTCGCCGTCGCGCGCGTCCAGCAGGTCGGCTTCTTCGTCACGCCGTCGTTGCTCGCACTCGCCGTCGCCGTCGCCGCGGGGGCCGCGGGTGCGCTGGCGCTGGCGACCGACCTCCCCGTCTCCATCGCCGGCGTCGCCGTCGCCGCCGCCATCGTCCCCTCCGTCGCGGCGGCGGCCATCGGCACCGTCTGGTTCCAGCCCGTCCTCGTCCTCGGCGCCGTCGTCCTCCTCCTGATGAACATCGTGTTCATCAACATCGCCGCGTACGTCGCGCTGGTCGCCCTCGGCTACCGCTCCTCCGTCGTCGCCGACACGTGGCGCGACCTGGGACCGAGCCTCCGAACCGGCGCGTACGCGCTCGTCGTGGTCGCGTTCGTCGCCGTCGCGGCGGCGACTGCCGCCGCCACCTACACCCACGTCACCTTCGAACAGGAGGTGAACGCCGGGGTACAGACGACGCTCTCCGAGGAGGAGTACCGGAGCCTCGAACTCGTCGGCGTCGCCACCCAGTACGACGATCCGGGGCTGTTCCGCTCGCCCGAGAGCGTCACCGTCACCGTCGCCAGCGACGCGGACGCCGTCCACCCGGACCTCGCCGCCGACGTGCGAGAGCGACTGCGACAGCGCACCGGGCAGGCGGTCACCGTCGAGGTCCACACGCTCGACTACCAGCGCGCCGTCGCCGAATCCGGTGGCACCGAGTCCCCCCGCCTCGTCCGCTGGCTCTCGGCGCTGTACGACCGCGCGACCGGACTCGTCCGCGATGAGGTGACCGACCCGCCGGTCGGTGCTGTCGGTCCCGCCGACATCGAACCGTCGGGTGGCTTCGGCGCGTTCGGCGTCGCCGGTCCGTTCGGAGGGGCCGCGCTCGGGCGCTGA
- the rocF gene encoding arginase has protein sequence MTRPVRIIGAPTDYGANRRGVDMGPSAIRYGGLADELAAAGVSVSDDGDVAAPRAEVRDPEAEAPSEGDAKFLRETREVVTALSDRVTDALDAGETPLVLGGDHSVAIGSVTGSARDADIGLVWFDAHGDFNTPSTSPSGNVHGMPLAALLGVGDFADTPWANADGLREEHVAIVGLRDLDPTEREAINDSDVTAYTMSDIDERGIDAVVDDALDVACSAPDGIHVSLDLDWLDPREAPGVGTPVRGGVTYREAHFALERVAATDALRSMEVVEVNPILDEHNETAALATELAASGLGKRIL, from the coding sequence ATGACGCGACCCGTCCGAATCATCGGCGCACCGACCGACTACGGCGCGAACCGACGCGGCGTGGACATGGGCCCCTCCGCCATCCGGTACGGCGGACTCGCGGACGAACTCGCGGCCGCGGGCGTCTCCGTCTCGGACGACGGCGACGTGGCCGCCCCCCGCGCGGAGGTCAGAGACCCCGAGGCCGAGGCCCCATCCGAGGGCGACGCGAAGTTCCTCCGGGAGACGCGCGAAGTCGTCACCGCCCTGTCCGACCGCGTGACCGACGCACTCGACGCCGGCGAGACCCCCCTCGTCCTCGGCGGCGACCACTCCGTCGCCATCGGGTCGGTGACGGGGTCCGCGCGCGACGCGGACATCGGTCTCGTCTGGTTCGACGCGCACGGCGACTTCAACACGCCGAGCACGTCGCCCTCCGGCAACGTCCACGGCATGCCGCTGGCGGCCCTCCTCGGCGTCGGCGACTTCGCCGACACGCCGTGGGCGAACGCCGACGGCCTGCGCGAGGAACACGTCGCCATCGTCGGCCTCCGGGACCTCGACCCGACCGAACGCGAGGCCATCAACGACAGCGACGTCACCGCCTACACCATGTCCGACATCGACGAACGCGGCATCGACGCCGTCGTCGACGACGCTCTCGACGTGGCCTGTTCGGCCCCCGACGGCATCCACGTCAGCCTCGACCTCGACTGGCTCGACCCCCGCGAGGCGCCCGGCGTCGGAACGCCCGTCCGCGGCGGCGTCACCTACCGCGAGGCGCACTTCGCGCTCGAACGGGTCGCCGCGACGGACGCCCTCCGGTCGATGGAAGTGGTCGAGGTGAACCCCATCCTCGACGAACACAACGAGACGGCCGCCCTCGCGACCGAACTCGCGGCCAGTGGGCTCGGCAAGCGCATCCTGTAA
- a CDS encoding Rrf2 family transcriptional regulator, with translation MSSIELTSSQKTILTALINLYRQTEDAVKGEDIAEEVNRNPGTIRNQMQSLKALQLVEGVPGPKGGYKPTANAYEALDVDQMDEPATVPLFHNDEAVEGVNVDEIDLSSVHHPELCRAEIHVQGSVRDFHEGDEVRVGPTPLSKLVIEGTVDGKDDTSNILILRIEDMRAPEGEASH, from the coding sequence ATGTCATCTATCGAACTGACGTCCAGTCAGAAGACGATTCTGACGGCACTGATCAACCTCTACAGGCAGACGGAGGACGCTGTCAAGGGAGAGGACATCGCCGAAGAAGTCAACCGCAACCCGGGCACCATCCGAAACCAGATGCAGAGCCTCAAGGCCCTGCAACTGGTCGAGGGGGTTCCGGGTCCGAAGGGCGGGTACAAGCCGACGGCGAACGCCTACGAGGCACTCGACGTCGACCAGATGGACGAACCCGCGACGGTCCCCCTGTTCCACAACGACGAGGCCGTCGAGGGCGTCAACGTGGACGAGATAGACCTCTCGTCGGTTCACCACCCCGAACTCTGCCGCGCCGAAATTCACGTTCAGGGGTCGGTCCGCGACTTCCACGAGGGCGACGAGGTACGCGTCGGCCCGACCCCCCTCTCGAAACTCGTCATCGAGGGAACGGTCGACGGCAAGGACGACACCAGCAACATTCTCATCCTCCGCATCGAAGACATGCGGGCACCCGAAGGCGAAGCGTCTCACTGA